One window of the Verrucomicrobium sp. genome contains the following:
- the glnD gene encoding [protein-PII] uridylyltransferase — MGQSYLEKVLRHAGRKLSSEGEQKPTDLLEVYRHFLKVEEHRLRLAHKSGEGGRETCRLRAQLVTVILKDVWERACQYVATIDPAQKEPEITLTTVGGFGRGELNPFSDVDILFLYSKDGRTHYTIVEKMVEQVLYVLWDVGFKVGHAARTLPELVQEANSNLETKTSLLECAYLAGDTGLWKKFEKAFWKECLKGKEKEYLSWRVREQAERHAKYGGTVFVQEPHIKNGCGGLRDYQNLLWVAQVKRGIRSTQGLQEAKLLEAGERKQAEAAYDFILRLRTEMHLLCNRAEDRLNLELQGRVATSLRYSGNMLRRTEALMRDYYQHAHHLSSVCDTLAQRIAGWEKPKPRWAFLSRRQRYDAFILKKGELDVEDADVLRADPRRLLRAFQLIQAHDAELSPALAIRIRRRLRYLDRAFLSRRDVGEMILSLFRSKGKVGRVLRRMHQLDMLGRIFPEFSRLTCLVQHEFFHRYTADEHTLVCLEMLDRILDAQDAPFKHYRPLLQKLEKPHILYLAMLLHDTGKANNGLDHAEAGAANAMKVARRLRLPPEDAATLVFLVRHHLTMGETARRKNLDDQEAVLEFARLVQTQERLDMLMLLTFADNEGTNSSKQWSDWKELLLWQLYRRTGEALSGVTEFQEAARRQLEELEGKVASRMEDSLDSSELHAHFETLPPRYFRTTTEEGIVEHLHLINQFISRQLEPGDGLKPSISWKNFEAEGYSEVTLVSWDRERVFSKLTGAFAALGFSILSADIFTRTDNIIIDIFRFCTDRFEAAIDERDRRKFFEIVEAALSRDAYDVKELVERNRKGYRFRNGFDASSFPTRITFDQKSSSEYTLLDLQTPDRPGLLYDVAECLSDFGAQIAHARIATEKGAALDTFYLTDREGRKWPDAEALQPLAARIRGKLLPDPAAGPASC; from the coding sequence ATGGGCCAGAGCTACCTAGAAAAAGTCCTGCGGCATGCCGGGCGGAAGCTTTCGTCCGAAGGGGAGCAAAAACCCACCGACCTCCTGGAGGTCTACCGCCATTTCCTGAAGGTGGAGGAGCACCGCCTGCGCCTGGCCCACAAGTCGGGCGAGGGGGGGCGGGAAACCTGCCGCCTGCGCGCCCAGCTGGTCACCGTGATCCTGAAGGACGTCTGGGAGCGGGCCTGCCAGTACGTGGCGACGATCGATCCCGCGCAAAAGGAGCCGGAGATCACCCTGACGACCGTCGGCGGCTTTGGCCGCGGGGAGCTTAATCCCTTCAGCGACGTCGACATCCTCTTCCTCTACAGCAAGGACGGGCGCACTCATTACACCATCGTGGAGAAGATGGTGGAGCAGGTTCTCTACGTCCTGTGGGATGTCGGGTTCAAGGTGGGCCACGCCGCCCGGACGCTGCCGGAGCTGGTGCAGGAGGCCAATTCCAACCTGGAAACGAAGACCTCCCTCCTGGAATGCGCCTACCTGGCGGGCGACACCGGCCTGTGGAAGAAGTTCGAGAAAGCTTTCTGGAAGGAGTGCCTGAAGGGCAAGGAGAAGGAATACCTGTCCTGGCGCGTCCGGGAGCAGGCGGAGCGCCACGCCAAGTATGGCGGCACCGTCTTTGTCCAGGAGCCCCATATCAAGAACGGCTGCGGCGGCTTGCGCGATTACCAGAACCTCCTGTGGGTCGCCCAGGTGAAGCGGGGGATCCGCTCCACGCAGGGCCTCCAGGAGGCCAAGCTGCTGGAAGCCGGGGAGCGTAAGCAGGCGGAGGCCGCCTACGACTTCATCCTGCGCCTGCGGACGGAGATGCACCTCCTGTGCAACCGGGCGGAGGACCGGCTCAACCTGGAGCTCCAGGGCCGCGTGGCGACCAGCCTGCGCTACTCCGGCAACATGCTGCGCCGCACGGAGGCGCTGATGCGGGACTATTACCAGCACGCCCACCACCTTTCCTCCGTTTGCGACACCCTGGCCCAGCGCATCGCGGGCTGGGAAAAGCCGAAGCCCCGGTGGGCCTTCCTCAGCCGCCGGCAGCGCTATGACGCCTTTATCCTCAAAAAAGGGGAGCTGGACGTGGAGGACGCCGACGTGCTCCGGGCCGATCCGCGCCGCCTCCTGCGCGCCTTCCAGCTGATCCAGGCGCACGACGCGGAGCTTTCCCCCGCCCTGGCCATCCGCATCCGGCGGCGTCTGCGTTACCTGGACCGCGCCTTTCTGTCCCGGCGGGACGTGGGGGAGATGATCTTGAGCCTCTTCCGCAGCAAGGGGAAGGTGGGCCGCGTGCTGCGCCGCATGCACCAGCTGGACATGCTGGGCCGGATCTTTCCGGAATTCTCCCGCCTGACCTGCCTGGTGCAGCACGAGTTCTTCCACCGCTACACCGCCGACGAGCACACCCTGGTCTGCCTGGAGATGCTGGACCGGATCCTCGACGCGCAGGACGCTCCTTTCAAACATTACCGGCCCCTCCTGCAAAAGCTGGAAAAGCCCCACATCCTCTACCTGGCCATGCTCCTGCACGACACGGGCAAGGCCAACAACGGCCTGGACCATGCGGAGGCCGGCGCGGCCAACGCCATGAAGGTGGCCCGCCGCCTGCGCCTGCCGCCGGAGGACGCCGCCACCCTGGTCTTCCTGGTCCGCCACCATTTGACGATGGGGGAAACCGCCCGCCGCAAGAACCTGGACGACCAAGAGGCCGTGCTCGAGTTCGCACGCCTGGTGCAGACCCAGGAGCGGCTGGACATGCTGATGCTCCTGACCTTCGCGGACAACGAGGGGACGAACAGCTCCAAGCAGTGGAGCGACTGGAAGGAGCTGCTCCTCTGGCAGCTCTACCGCCGCACGGGGGAGGCCCTCAGCGGCGTCACCGAGTTCCAGGAGGCGGCCCGCCGCCAGCTGGAGGAGCTGGAAGGGAAAGTCGCTTCCCGGATGGAGGACTCCCTGGACAGCTCCGAGCTGCACGCCCATTTCGAGACGCTGCCCCCGCGCTATTTCCGCACCACCACGGAGGAGGGGATCGTCGAGCACCTCCACCTCATCAACCAGTTCATCTCCCGCCAGCTGGAGCCGGGCGACGGGCTCAAGCCTTCCATCAGCTGGAAGAACTTCGAGGCGGAGGGATATTCCGAGGTGACGCTCGTCTCCTGGGACCGGGAGCGGGTCTTTTCCAAGCTCACCGGGGCCTTCGCCGCGCTGGGCTTCTCCATCCTGAGCGCCGACATCTTCACCCGCACGGACAACATCATCATCGACATCTTCCGCTTCTGCACCGACCGCTTCGAGGCGGCCATCGACGAGCGGGACCGGCGGAAATTCTTCGAGATCGTGGAGGCGGCCCTCTCCCGTGACGCCTACGACGTGAAGGAGCTGGTGGAGCGGAACCGGAAGGGCTACCGCTTCCGCAACGGCTTCGACGCAAGCTCCTTCCCTACCCGGATCACCTTCGACCAAAAGTCCTCTTCCGAATACACCCTGCTGGACCTCCAGACGCCGGACCGCCCGGGCCTCCTCTACGACGTGGCGGAGTGCCTGAGCGACTTCGGCGCGCAGATCGCCCACGCCCGCATCGCCACGGAAAAGGGCGCGGCGCTCGACACTTTTTACCTAACCGACCGGGAGGGCCGAAAATGGCCCGATGCGGAGGCGCTCCAGCCCCTGGCCGCCCGCATCCGGGGCAAGCTGCTGCCCGATCCCGCCGCCGGACCCGCTTCATGCTGA
- a CDS encoding HNH endonuclease translates to MAHGIQSSVLVLNRLWQAVNLCSARRAFTLLYQGHAQVVSVGDQPYQTFNFDQWLDAPAESSVDEERVRTIRFDVRVPKIILLLFFDRLPSKEVKFTRHNVFERDDYTCQYCRQRFETSRLNLDHVIPRERGGGTTWENIVCSCMPCNSRKGNRTPSEAHMPLMRRPRKPKWRPFLHVNHTLRTHESWRHFLDPNSWKVELSD, encoded by the coding sequence ATGGCCCATGGCATCCAGAGCAGCGTTCTGGTCCTGAACCGCTTGTGGCAAGCGGTCAATCTCTGCTCCGCGCGCCGCGCCTTCACCCTCCTCTATCAGGGCCACGCCCAGGTCGTCTCCGTGGGCGACCAGCCCTACCAGACTTTCAACTTTGACCAGTGGCTGGATGCGCCCGCCGAATCCTCCGTGGATGAGGAGCGGGTCCGCACGATCCGCTTCGACGTCCGGGTGCCTAAGATCATCCTGCTCCTCTTCTTCGACCGGCTGCCGAGCAAGGAGGTGAAATTTACCCGGCACAACGTCTTCGAGCGGGACGACTACACCTGCCAATATTGCCGCCAGCGGTTTGAGACCTCCCGCCTGAACCTGGACCACGTGATCCCCCGGGAACGCGGCGGCGGGACGACGTGGGAGAACATCGTCTGCTCCTGCATGCCGTGCAATAGCCGGAAGGGGAACCGCACGCCGTCCGAGGCGCACATGCCCCTCATGCGCCGCCCGCGCAAGCCGAAGTGGCGGCCCTTTCTCCACGTCAACCACACCCTGCGCACCCACGAGTCGTGGCGGCACTTCCTCGACCCGAATTCGTGGAAGGTGGAGTTGAGCGATTAG
- a CDS encoding tetratricopeptide repeat protein, which produces MMVPKRWASLIVGLFSLFFVAMTVLADAPPQDQFLQIYFQLQEADRLERNEQYASARDKYKSIADQLDALKKNHPEWEPSIINFRIKYARDKIAELATKTDKTPAKPSTPPSAPAPAPSPATTATTTSTSTQTSAIAGLTNGSSTAASASTTAPAGTDMASLQQRVNDLEKELSNTKTQLANALDLAGQLRQRLDAAERELGSVKGANLEERVAGILQENASLKAQLTDAQQRVKDFQAGAQPDSVPMLKEQLKNAQDQLSTLEAENQAFRINTNDLKQQLEAALAKLNAVDKQNGTASFHQENDVLRGILTRQLQEQARRDEAKRLALEEMENLHIQSKVLQQQIDALGSPIITLSADEKALLRINAAQITAPSAAAPSAAAPSAAAQAANNAPVAANAPADDLSQKPKIPEELRPLAQQASDFFAQGKYDQAADVYSKIIEKYPDSLFAWSNLGVVRFQQQHYPEAEKALKQAIQLNPKDAFSYSILGIVYYQQGRYDDAIDALTKASALLPNDPRTHNYLGIAYSQKGWQEAAEKELRKAIELDPSLGDAHFNLAVIYATQKPPAKEMAKKHYQAALSLGIPKDPRLEKILGDAAAAAAPTAPAKG; this is translated from the coding sequence ATGATGGTGCCGAAGCGCTGGGCGTCTCTTATCGTCGGCCTTTTTTCTCTCTTTTTCGTGGCCATGACCGTCCTGGCGGATGCCCCTCCCCAGGATCAGTTCCTCCAGATCTACTTCCAGCTCCAGGAAGCCGACCGCCTGGAGCGCAACGAGCAATACGCCAGCGCCCGGGACAAGTACAAGTCGATCGCCGACCAGCTCGACGCCCTGAAGAAAAACCACCCGGAGTGGGAACCCAGCATCATCAACTTCCGCATCAAATACGCCCGGGACAAAATCGCCGAGCTGGCCACGAAGACTGACAAGACCCCCGCCAAGCCCTCCACGCCTCCGTCCGCCCCGGCTCCGGCCCCTTCCCCCGCCACGACCGCCACCACGACTTCCACCTCCACCCAGACCTCCGCCATCGCAGGCCTGACCAACGGTAGCAGCACCGCGGCCTCCGCCTCCACCACCGCCCCGGCGGGAACGGACATGGCCTCCCTCCAACAGCGCGTCAACGACCTGGAGAAGGAACTGTCCAACACCAAGACCCAGCTCGCCAACGCCCTCGACCTGGCCGGGCAGCTGCGCCAGCGCCTCGACGCGGCAGAGCGGGAACTCGGCTCCGTGAAAGGCGCCAACCTGGAAGAGCGCGTCGCCGGCATTCTCCAGGAAAACGCCTCCCTCAAAGCCCAGCTGACCGACGCCCAGCAGCGCGTCAAAGACTTCCAGGCCGGCGCCCAGCCCGATTCCGTCCCCATGCTCAAAGAGCAGCTGAAAAACGCCCAGGACCAGCTCTCCACCCTGGAAGCGGAAAACCAGGCCTTCCGCATCAACACCAACGACCTCAAGCAGCAGCTGGAGGCCGCCCTGGCCAAGCTCAACGCCGTCGACAAACAGAACGGCACCGCCTCCTTCCACCAGGAAAACGACGTCCTGCGCGGCATCCTCACCCGCCAGCTCCAGGAACAAGCCCGCCGCGACGAGGCCAAACGCCTGGCCCTGGAGGAAATGGAGAATCTCCACATCCAGTCAAAGGTCCTCCAGCAACAGATCGACGCCCTAGGCTCCCCCATCATCACCCTCTCCGCGGACGAAAAGGCCCTCCTCCGGATCAACGCCGCCCAGATCACCGCCCCGTCCGCCGCCGCCCCGTCCGCCGCCGCCCCGTCCGCCGCCGCCCAGGCCGCCAACAACGCCCCCGTCGCGGCCAACGCCCCCGCCGACGACCTGAGCCAGAAGCCGAAGATCCCCGAGGAACTCCGCCCCCTGGCCCAGCAGGCCTCCGACTTCTTCGCCCAGGGGAAATACGACCAGGCCGCCGACGTCTACAGCAAGATCATCGAAAAATACCCGGACAGCCTCTTCGCCTGGTCCAACCTCGGCGTCGTCCGCTTCCAGCAGCAGCACTACCCCGAGGCGGAAAAGGCCCTCAAACAGGCCATCCAGCTCAACCCGAAAGACGCCTTCTCCTACTCCATCCTGGGCATCGTCTACTACCAGCAGGGCCGGTATGACGACGCCATCGACGCCCTCACCAAGGCCAGCGCCCTCCTGCCCAACGATCCCCGCACCCACAACTACCTGGGCATCGCCTACTCCCAAAAGGGCTGGCAGGAAGCGGCGGAAAAGGAACTGCGCAAGGCCATCGAGCTCGACCCCTCCCTGGGTGACGCCCATTTCAACCTGGCCGTCATCTACGCCACCCAGAAGCCGCCCGCCAAGGAAATGGCCAAGAAGCACTACCAGGCCGCCCTCTCCCTGGGCATCCCGAAGGACCCGCGCCTGGAAAAGATCCTGGGTGACGCGGCCGCCGCCGCCGCTCCGACCGCCCCGGCCAAGGGCTAA
- a CDS encoding GAF domain-containing protein codes for MLTLTGPHGGLRALLEPRKAIRHFLKIARKETGADCGSFILLNPNTGFLDIESSFGMNAKMRNIKIPMGKGIIGWVASTGHAVRIADVRKDRKYIAADPTIRSEMAIPVDIHGQILGVINLDSRSLGHFTAEHEHQIVRLAHEAAEWLQHGWEIFNLRIRDEQLNTLVQMGRSIVSQTNLEDAVQRIVRNGARLMKTRVCSLMLLSRDGRDLSLRASVGTGVRYQHRPPVRVDESLVGVVIKRMKAVTISDVQKDPRFQEVGMARREGLVSLLSVPLIFSAKPIGVLNVYTKEPRRFSNQEIKMFQTLADLSAVAVEKTRLLTRVVDTEENLRQSERLSALGLLAAEVAHEIRNPLTVMQMLFHSLVTSTPMDAAAQKDASIIEDKMLHMNRIVDQILSLVRSAEPIKEPLVVGQMIDDITLLIRHKLTRQNIEIRRVLADPLPRVLADRAQLEQALLNLILNASGAMPEGGVLTLGAAVEKYEETTYVAISVRDNGVGMTPAQVDNLFAPFLTTKVQGTGIGLALVKRIMENHHGKITVASRKDKGTKFSLLLPIADSVYAHPQPAARQGLALR; via the coding sequence ATGCTGACCCTGACCGGACCTCACGGCGGCCTGCGCGCGCTCCTGGAGCCGCGCAAGGCGATCCGCCACTTCCTGAAAATCGCCCGCAAGGAGACGGGGGCCGACTGCGGCTCCTTCATCCTGCTCAATCCGAACACCGGCTTCCTGGACATCGAGTCCTCCTTCGGGATGAACGCGAAGATGCGGAACATCAAAATCCCCATGGGGAAGGGGATCATCGGCTGGGTGGCCTCCACGGGCCACGCCGTGCGCATCGCCGACGTGCGGAAAGACCGCAAATACATCGCCGCCGATCCCACCATCCGCTCGGAAATGGCCATCCCCGTCGACATCCACGGGCAGATCCTGGGCGTCATCAACCTGGACAGCCGCAGCCTGGGCCACTTCACGGCGGAGCACGAGCACCAGATCGTCCGCCTGGCCCATGAGGCGGCGGAATGGCTCCAGCACGGCTGGGAAATCTTCAACCTCCGCATCCGGGACGAGCAGCTCAACACCCTGGTGCAGATGGGCCGCTCCATCGTCTCCCAGACGAACCTGGAGGACGCCGTCCAGCGCATCGTGCGCAACGGCGCCCGCCTCATGAAGACCCGCGTCTGCTCCCTCATGCTCCTTTCCCGGGACGGGCGGGACCTGAGCCTGCGCGCCAGCGTCGGCACGGGCGTCCGCTATCAGCACCGGCCGCCGGTGCGGGTGGACGAGTCCCTGGTCGGCGTCGTCATCAAGCGGATGAAGGCGGTGACCATCAGCGATGTGCAGAAGGACCCCCGCTTTCAGGAAGTGGGGATGGCCCGCCGGGAGGGGCTGGTTTCCCTCCTTTCCGTGCCCCTTATCTTCAGCGCCAAGCCGATCGGCGTCCTGAACGTCTACACGAAGGAGCCGCGCCGCTTCTCCAACCAGGAGATCAAGATGTTCCAGACCCTGGCGGATCTCTCCGCCGTGGCGGTGGAGAAGACGCGCCTGCTCACCCGCGTGGTCGACACGGAGGAGAACCTCCGCCAGAGCGAGCGCCTCTCCGCCCTGGGCCTCCTGGCGGCCGAGGTGGCGCACGAGATCCGCAATCCGCTGACCGTGATGCAGATGCTCTTCCACAGCCTGGTCACCTCCACGCCGATGGACGCGGCCGCGCAGAAGGACGCCTCCATCATCGAGGACAAGATGCTCCACATGAACCGCATCGTGGACCAGATCCTCTCCCTGGTCCGCTCCGCGGAACCGATCAAGGAGCCGCTGGTCGTCGGCCAGATGATCGACGACATCACCCTCCTCATCCGGCACAAGCTGACGCGGCAGAACATCGAGATCCGCCGCGTCCTGGCCGATCCGCTCCCCCGCGTCCTGGCGGACCGGGCGCAGCTGGAGCAGGCGCTCCTGAACCTGATCCTCAACGCCAGCGGCGCCATGCCGGAAGGCGGCGTCCTGACCCTGGGCGCGGCGGTGGAGAAGTACGAGGAGACGACCTACGTGGCCATTTCCGTCCGGGATAACGGTGTGGGGATGACCCCGGCGCAGGTGGACAACCTCTTCGCCCCCTTTCTCACGACGAAGGTGCAGGGCACGGGCATCGGCCTGGCGCTGGTGAAGCGGATCATGGAGAACCACCACGGAAAGATCACCGTGGCGTCCCGCAAGGACAAGGGGACGAAGTTTTCCCTGCTCCTGCCCATCGCCGATTCCGTCTACGCCCACCCGCAGCCGGCGGCGCGGCAGGGGCTGGCGCTGCGTTAG
- a CDS encoding FAD-dependent monooxygenase — protein sequence MSTLPAEAEIVIVGAGPTGLALAAALRHLGVSSVLLLDAQGEGANTSRAAVVHARTLEVLEPLGVTPALIAEGIRASSFFVRDRDKELVRFDFDGLPTPYPYVLLIPQNRTEAILLDRLRVLGGEVSRPRKVASLDIGTDGIDVHLEGGEKVRAQWVVGCDGMHSVVREQAGIPFTGAAYEESFVLADAVLEGDFPPSLFLAPEGMLLLVPLPGGHHRVVATQESAPPQPDLADIQALLDARGPAAKPVRVREIRWSSRFRVHHRLAGAVRSGRVLLAGDAAHVHSPAGGQGMNTGLQDAVSLAEALRRALREGDRDALEDWEKARRKVARRVVQETDRLTRLATLRGPLARRLRNMFLSLVGYLAPVRQALSFRMAELNNR from the coding sequence ATGAGTACCCTGCCTGCGGAAGCGGAGATCGTGATCGTCGGGGCTGGTCCCACGGGGCTGGCATTGGCCGCCGCTTTGAGGCATTTGGGGGTTTCCAGCGTCCTATTGCTCGACGCCCAGGGGGAGGGGGCCAATACCTCCCGGGCCGCCGTGGTCCATGCGCGGACGCTGGAGGTGCTGGAGCCGCTGGGGGTGACGCCCGCGCTGATCGCGGAGGGAATCCGGGCTTCTTCTTTTTTTGTCCGGGACCGGGACAAGGAACTGGTCCGCTTTGACTTCGACGGCCTGCCGACGCCTTATCCCTATGTCCTTTTGATCCCCCAGAACCGGACGGAGGCGATTCTCCTGGACCGCCTGCGCGTCTTGGGCGGCGAGGTGAGCCGTCCGCGCAAGGTGGCGTCCCTGGACATTGGCACCGACGGGATCGACGTCCATTTGGAAGGGGGCGAAAAGGTCCGCGCGCAGTGGGTCGTCGGCTGCGACGGCATGCACAGCGTTGTCCGGGAGCAGGCGGGCATCCCGTTCACGGGGGCGGCCTATGAGGAATCGTTTGTCCTGGCGGACGCGGTTTTGGAGGGGGATTTCCCGCCTTCCTTGTTCCTGGCGCCTGAGGGAATGCTGCTCCTGGTGCCGTTGCCCGGCGGCCACCACCGGGTGGTGGCCACGCAGGAATCCGCGCCGCCCCAGCCGGACCTGGCCGATATCCAGGCTCTCCTCGACGCGCGCGGCCCGGCGGCCAAGCCTGTCCGCGTGCGGGAGATCCGGTGGAGTTCCCGGTTCCGCGTCCATCACCGGCTGGCGGGGGCGGTCCGCAGCGGGCGGGTCCTTTTGGCGGGGGACGCCGCCCATGTCCATAGCCCGGCGGGCGGGCAGGGGATGAACACCGGCCTGCAGGACGCTGTCAGCCTGGCGGAAGCCCTGCGCCGCGCCCTGCGGGAAGGGGACCGCGACGCGTTGGAGGATTGGGAAAAGGCGCGCCGGAAGGTGGCCCGCCGCGTCGTCCAGGAGACGGACCGGCTCACCCGCCTGGCCACCCTGCGCGGGCCGCTGGCGCGGCGGCTGCGCAACATGTTTCTGTCCCTGGTGGGGTATCTGGCGCCGGTGCGGCAGGCTCTTTCCTTCCGCATGGCGGAACTGAACAACCGATGA
- a CDS encoding tyrosine-protein phosphatase produces the protein MSLFPSSKAGRWMLGLAGILVAVAGAFTAWRLTVHNEGVVEPGALYRSAQLKSAALEKEIKARHIRTVINLRGENDRLSWYRQEVEICRRLGVLHLDVALSARSLPDPKNLLRLLEFYQTAPRPILLHCRSGSDRTGLAVALFEIDQQHLPWQQAKTGLSWHYGHFALYPYFEMDEFVELYGQSGASSLTEWAQKDYPAVYAREMQESRRHEMLEPLEFLLTGRP, from the coding sequence ATGAGCCTTTTCCCATCATCCAAAGCGGGGCGCTGGATGCTCGGCTTGGCAGGCATCCTCGTGGCCGTGGCCGGGGCCTTCACGGCGTGGAGGCTGACCGTGCATAACGAGGGCGTCGTGGAGCCCGGCGCGCTCTACCGCAGCGCGCAGCTAAAATCAGCCGCCTTGGAAAAGGAAATCAAGGCGCGCCACATCCGCACCGTCATCAACCTGCGCGGAGAGAATGACCGCCTTTCCTGGTACCGGCAGGAAGTGGAAATCTGCCGACGACTGGGAGTTCTCCATCTGGACGTCGCCCTGAGCGCGCGCTCCCTCCCCGATCCGAAAAACCTCCTCCGCTTGCTGGAATTCTACCAAACCGCGCCGCGCCCCATCCTTTTACACTGCCGTTCCGGCTCGGACCGCACGGGACTGGCCGTGGCCCTCTTTGAAATCGACCAGCAGCATCTTCCCTGGCAGCAGGCCAAGACGGGCCTTTCCTGGCACTACGGCCACTTCGCCCTCTACCCCTATTTTGAAATGGACGAGTTCGTCGAGCTCTACGGCCAAAGCGGCGCCAGCTCCCTCACCGAATGGGCCCAAAAGGATTACCCCGCCGTCTATGCCCGCGAAATGCAGGAAAGCCGGCGGCACGAGATGCTGGAGCCGCTGGAATTCCTTTTGACGGGGCGGCCGTAG
- the purH gene encoding bifunctional phosphoribosylaminoimidazolecarboxamide formyltransferase/IMP cyclohydrolase: protein MPRALLSVSDKTGLADFARVLHQAGVELISTGGTARALREAGLPVRDVSEITEFPEMMDGRVKTLHPKIHGGLLYLRGQASHEAEARQAGIEPIDYVVVNLYPFEETIAKPGTTLAEAIENIDIGGPSMLRSGAKNAASVTVVVDPADYGRVAAQVEAQGKTAPELRAELAAKVFAHTSYYDGLIASYLDRQRGQAGEPPERIALPLRRAQALRYGENPHQKAALYGRFFDSFQQLHGKELSYNNLLDISAAAELIGDFAGAAPTVAILKHTNPCGVGSAATLAEAWELAYATDRQAPFGGIIAVNRPLDLPAAQAIAEIFSEVVVAPDFLPEARALLEKKKNLRLIVNRWRETPGAVGVRSIVGNSFLVQDADQGAEEEGAFQVVTKRAPTEAEWEALRFGWKVVRHVKSNAIVYAGPGRTLGVGAGQMSRVDSSQIAVWKAGQAGLPLKGSAVASDAFFPFPDGLIAAAEAGATAAIQPGGSVRDPEVIAAADARGVAMVFTGRRHFRH, encoded by the coding sequence ATGCCCCGCGCCCTCCTCTCCGTTTCCGACAAAACCGGCCTCGCCGACTTCGCCCGCGTCCTTCATCAGGCGGGCGTCGAGCTGATCTCCACCGGCGGCACCGCCCGGGCCCTGCGGGAAGCGGGCCTGCCCGTGCGGGACGTTTCGGAAATCACCGAATTCCCGGAGATGATGGACGGCCGGGTAAAGACCCTGCATCCGAAGATCCACGGCGGCCTCCTCTACCTGCGCGGCCAGGCCTCCCACGAGGCGGAAGCCCGCCAGGCCGGGATCGAGCCGATCGACTACGTCGTGGTCAACCTCTACCCGTTTGAGGAAACCATCGCCAAGCCCGGCACCACCCTGGCCGAGGCCATCGAGAACATCGACATCGGCGGCCCCTCCATGCTCCGCAGCGGGGCGAAAAACGCCGCCAGCGTCACCGTCGTCGTCGATCCGGCCGATTACGGCCGCGTCGCCGCCCAGGTGGAGGCCCAGGGAAAGACCGCCCCGGAACTCCGCGCGGAGCTGGCCGCCAAGGTCTTCGCCCACACCAGCTACTATGACGGCCTCATCGCCTCCTACCTGGACCGCCAGCGCGGCCAGGCCGGGGAGCCGCCGGAGCGCATCGCCCTGCCCCTGCGCCGCGCCCAGGCCCTCCGTTACGGGGAAAACCCGCATCAGAAAGCCGCCCTCTACGGCCGCTTCTTCGACTCCTTCCAGCAGCTCCACGGCAAGGAACTCTCCTACAACAACCTTTTGGACATCAGCGCCGCCGCCGAGCTGATCGGCGACTTCGCCGGGGCCGCCCCCACCGTCGCCATCCTCAAGCACACCAACCCGTGCGGCGTCGGCAGCGCGGCCACGCTGGCGGAGGCGTGGGAGCTGGCCTACGCCACCGACCGCCAGGCCCCCTTCGGCGGGATCATCGCCGTCAACCGCCCCCTGGACCTCCCCGCCGCCCAGGCCATCGCGGAGATCTTTAGCGAGGTCGTCGTCGCCCCCGACTTCCTGCCGGAAGCCCGCGCCCTGCTGGAAAAGAAGAAAAACCTCCGCCTCATCGTCAACCGGTGGCGGGAAACCCCCGGCGCCGTCGGCGTCCGCTCCATCGTCGGGAACTCCTTCCTGGTTCAGGACGCAGACCAGGGCGCGGAGGAAGAAGGCGCCTTCCAGGTCGTCACGAAGCGCGCCCCCACGGAGGCGGAATGGGAAGCCCTCCGCTTCGGCTGGAAAGTCGTCCGCCACGTGAAGTCCAACGCCATCGTCTACGCCGGGCCGGGCCGCACCCTGGGCGTCGGCGCCGGGCAGATGTCCCGCGTCGATTCCTCCCAAATCGCCGTCTGGAAGGCGGGCCAGGCCGGGCTGCCGCTAAAGGGCAGCGCCGTCGCCTCCGACGCCTTCTTCCCCTTCCCGGACGGCCTCATCGCCGCCGCGGAAGCCGGGGCCACCGCCGCCATCCAGCCGGGCGGCAGCGTCCGGGACCCGGAGGTCATCGCCGCCGCCGACGCGCGCGGCGTGGCCATGGTCTTCACCGGCCGCCGCCATTTCCGCCACTAA